From Paenibacillus graminis:
CGGCAATGTTAGCGAAATCAATATTCTGAATCAGCGTAAGATCCTTTTCGGCATCGATGCCTTTCTGCAGCAGCGTAAAAGCGCCGGCCATCTGCGGCATACCGCCTTTTCTTTGGCCGAGGAAGGTACTCCCCTTCAATTTGTCCCAGTTGAAGTTCGCATCCGCCTTCCGTGCGAACAGGAATGTGCCGTCACGCTGGGTTAACTGGGCAAAATTGATTACAGGATCATCTGCTCCCTGCTGGTACACGTAAATTGAAGTTTCCGATCCGACAAGCGCCACATCAATGGCCCCGGAGAGCAGGGCCGTCATTGTTTTGTCTCCGCCCGGGATTGTCTGCAGCTCTACCTCCAGCCCTTCATCCTTGAAGAAATTCTGTGTTAATGCCACATATTCAGGCGCATAAAAGACCGAACGGGTGACTTCACCGATCTTCACCTTCACCGCAGCCGAGTCACTGCCACAGCCGGCAAGGACAGACAGACACATGGTGAGGATCATGAGCGACAGTGAGATTTTTTTTCTGAGATTCATCCTTCATTCTCCTTTCTTCCCGGGTCTTCGCCCTTGCTTAAAGCATATGCTCCTGTCTAAAGATTGGTTAACTGACATGTAGTGCAGCGTTCACGATACTCCTAGCCGGACTGAGACACCGCAATTATGTAAGCGTTTTCATAATAATGCTTTACAAATTAGTTCGAACTCACACTTCCACCTTGCTCAACGGTTATTCTCCATTAGATACCTCTAAGGGCTGCAGCAGCCATCTATAAATGATGGAGCTTAGCTGAGGTCTGGTCAGCGGCACCGCAATCATCCAGTCTTCCGATTCCCTGCCGCTGACGCGCACCAGCCAGCTTCCGGAACTATTCTCCATATACGAGGCGCGCTGAAAAGACCATGCACCCTCATGCAATGAACAGAGCTTAAGCTCTCCCTCTGCCGTCGGACTCTTCATCACGTTGGCCAGCTGCGGGGAATTTACAACATCTCCTGTCTCGGCTGTCAGCCGTTCAGTCAACAGGAACAAAGTATAAGCATCCGCTTGCTCCTGGAGTTCTTCATACTTGTGTCTGGACATCAGCAATGCAGGCGAATCCGAAGGACTGCTGTATGTAAACTGAAAGCAATTCAGAAGATAAAAGGATGCACGCTTGATCTCTTCCGGAGTCTTTAATTCACAGTCGAAGGCATCCGTATCTTTCAGGTGGGATAACAGCACTGCATCTTTAAAAACCTGCAGACATAAATCCTGCGTATATTCCCCTTCGCTGAATTTCAATCTGCAAATCCTGTCCGCTGAGGCTGCCTTTTGCAGCACCTCTTCAACTTCTGTATTCCCTGATGTTTCAGGGAACAGAAAATGCGCTAAATATAACTTATCATTGTTATTCACATCCAAGTTTCCTTCCCGGAAAGGCTTCAAGCTATAAGTCTTGTAATCTTTATGTTATCATAAGCTAATTTTAAGGTAAAATTAAGAAAGTAAAGGTATGATCTATAACATGAAATACTTGTAGCGAGGTGATTTCAAATGAGAATGCTCATCACATTTCAGAACAAGATTGTACCTGTGTACTTCACTACAGAAAATAAACAGCCTACACAAAAAGTACTTCGATTGCTAAACAGCACGCTGGAACTTAAAATTCAAAAGGGCAAAAGCGCCCTGCAGAAATGTTTGAATTCTCTGATCAGTATCGAAATTAAAGGCTCTGAAGCTATATTGCACAGTTACAGTGAAAATGATTCATTGGCATTATCCCTCTATTAAATAGAGGGATATTTTTTTGCACAGGAAAAAGAGCACCTCCCTCCCAAAGGAAAATGCTCCATATATAGTGCCGGATCCTCACTTCACCAACGGGTTGGTCAGCTGATTCGCTCAGGGTATTTATTCTCTTGCTTTTCCGCCTTTTGAATCCGCAGCTTGAACAGCTTCACCAGATTTCGCCGGGTACGCTCTTCCTGACAGCTGTCCAATTTTTTAATGATGAACCGGTCAATGGACATGTCACTCGCTCCTTTTATTGTTGGATTCTGTTGCAGCCAGAACTGAGAGGAAATCCTTTCCTTATTCCTTGTAACACCTATATAACCGGGTCCCTGCCACGTTAAACCTGGGTGTAAACACAAAAATAACCGTGCGAAAACTGCGGAACTACATCTTGATCTTTCAAAGTAAAAAAGCTGCCATCTGCCCGGAGATATGGTATCTGCACAAAAAAAAGTGCTTTGGTGCAAGCAGATAATTTTTTTACCCGACGGATATTTACAAACAAATAATTAAATGCTATATTAATTATAGTTAATAAATATTATATATCTAAGGAGAAATCATAATGTCAAACGTACTGTTCGTTAAAGCAAATAACCGTCCGGCAGATCAAGCAGTGAGTGTACAACTTTACAACGCCTTCCTGGCAAGCTACAAGGAAACTCATCCTCAAGATGAAATTACAGAACTTGATTTGTTCGCTGAACAGCTTCCTTACTATGACAACACACTGATTACAGGGATCTACAAAGCCGCTCAAGGATATGAAGCTACTCCAGAAGAAGCTGCAGGCGCTGCTACTGTGAAGAAATATGTGGATCAGTTCCTGGCCGCAGACAAAGTAGTCTTTGCCTTCCCGCTGTGGAACATGACAGTTCCGGCTGTACTGCATACTTACATCGATTACTTGAGCCAAGCGGGTGTTACCTTTAAATACACCGCTGAAGGTCCGGTTGGACTGATAACAGACAAAAAAGCAGTGATTCTGAATGCCAGAGGCGGCGTTTATTCCGAAGGTCCTGCTGCCAGTGCAGAAATGGCTGTTAATTTTGTGGCAGGCATGTTGAACTTCTGGGGCTTCAAAGAAACTACCCAGGTTATTATCGAAGGACACAACCAGAATCCGCAGCAATCTGCAGAAATTATCGCTAAGGGCCTGGAATTGGCTAAAACTGCCGCTGCATCGTTCTAAATTGCCAGGAGCGCTAAAAGTCCGGTTCTTATTTAGTCATCCGCACTTTTTACAGACATCTCCTTTTTACATCAGCCGGACTTTTATTTATATATAGTTTGGCAGATTGCTTCTTCAAGAAGCTCCGCCGGACAAAAGATAAGGGACCCCCTGCAGCTATTATGGGCTGCAGGGGGTCCCTTTCTACTTCCCTCAATATTCGTCCAGTTCATGCCGCCAGTTTGAGTTTCGGGTACGCGGACCCGCAGACTTTGTAACAGCAGCAGCAGTTTTCCGCTTTTGCTTCACTTCTTTGCTGCTCTGATACTTCAGTTCCCGCTGGGTTTTCCGGTAATTCAAGAGCCGTTTCTCCTCCAGCTCACCGCTGGCTATAGCCTCAAGTACTGCGCAGCCATCTTCATGTTCATGCCTGCAATCCCCGAAACGGCATTCGGCTGCCAGCCTGGTGATGTCGCCGAAAGCAAGGTCGAGTCCCCCTTCATCCTCCCATAACTGCAGCTCGCGCATTCCCGGAGTGTCCACTATGATGCCGCCATCCGGCAGAACAAACAGTTCCCGGTGGGTTGTCGTATGACGTCCCCGGCTGTCATCCTCTCTTACATCCTGGGTAAGCTGAAGACGTTGGCCGCTGAGCCAGTTGACCATCGTCGATTTGCCGCAGCCCGAGGAACCGGTAAGGGCCACGGTCTGACCTTCGCCGATATAGGGCAGCAGGTCTTCCCGCCCGTCGCCCAAAAGCGCGCTAACTGCATGGATGGCTACACCGGGTGCCACGCGCTCCATCTCGGCGATTTTACGTTCTGCATCCGGGCTCAAGTCGGATTTGGTTAACAAGATTACCGGATTCGCCCCGCTGTTCCAGGCCATGATCAGGTATCGCTCCATCCGCCGGACATTGAAATCATCATTTAGGGCACTGACCAGAAATAAAGTATCCACATTGGAGGCAACGATCTGCTCCTCCAGTGTATTTCCTGCAACCTTTCGTGAAATCACGCTGTGCCGGGGCAGGACACCGTGAATGACGGCATGCTCCCCGCCATCCTGCATCGCCAGAACCACCCAGTCCCCGACGGCCGGGTATGCCCCGGAGTCTGTCAGTGAATGTCTGAGTTTGCCGGCCAGTTCACCCCATGTCTCCCCATTCTCCGCCATGACCCGGTACTTGCTGCCAAAGTCGCCCACGATTCTTCCCGGAACATACCCCTTCCCTTCATTCCCAATAATCCTTTCATTCCACTTGCTTTGCCAATTCATATTCCAGCCATATTGTTCTATTGTCATTATTGCCTC
This genomic window contains:
- a CDS encoding ABC transporter substrate-binding protein — translated: MNLRKKISLSLMILTMCLSVLAGCGSDSAAVKVKIGEVTRSVFYAPEYVALTQNFFKDEGLEVELQTIPGGDKTMTALLSGAIDVALVGSETSIYVYQQGADDPVINFAQLTQRDGTFLFARKADANFNWDKLKGSTFLGQRKGGMPQMAGAFTLLQKGIDAEKDLTLIQNIDFANIAGAFASGTGDYVQLFEPTASIFEREQRGRVVASFGVESGYLPYTVFMSKQSYISKNGDTVQKFTNAVQRAQVWVKEHSPEEIADAILPYFENTDRDILASSVKRYKEQDTYAVNPVIDGKEWNNLQDVMDNAGELKERIPEARIVDNSFAEKAGAGVK
- a CDS encoding FMN-dependent NADH-azoreductase, with protein sequence MSNVLFVKANNRPADQAVSVQLYNAFLASYKETHPQDEITELDLFAEQLPYYDNTLITGIYKAAQGYEATPEEAAGAATVKKYVDQFLAADKVVFAFPLWNMTVPAVLHTYIDYLSQAGVTFKYTAEGPVGLITDKKAVILNARGGVYSEGPAASAEMAVNFVAGMLNFWGFKETTQVIIEGHNQNPQQSAEIIAKGLELAKTAAASF
- the rsgA gene encoding ribosome small subunit-dependent GTPase A, translated to MTIEQYGWNMNWQSKWNERIIGNEGKGYVPGRIVGDFGSKYRVMAENGETWGELAGKLRHSLTDSGAYPAVGDWVVLAMQDGGEHAVIHGVLPRHSVISRKVAGNTLEEQIVASNVDTLFLVSALNDDFNVRRMERYLIMAWNSGANPVILLTKSDLSPDAERKIAEMERVAPGVAIHAVSALLGDGREDLLPYIGEGQTVALTGSSGCGKSTMVNWLSGQRLQLTQDVREDDSRGRHTTTHRELFVLPDGGIIVDTPGMRELQLWEDEGGLDLAFGDITRLAAECRFGDCRHEHEDGCAVLEAIASGELEEKRLLNYRKTQRELKYQSSKEVKQKRKTAAAVTKSAGPRTRNSNWRHELDEY